A genomic region of Arachis hypogaea cultivar Tifrunner chromosome 5, arahy.Tifrunner.gnm2.J5K5, whole genome shotgun sequence contains the following coding sequences:
- the LOC112801716 gene encoding protein PSK SIMULATOR 1: protein MWDCGAQLSLTLQTLNTLNLTHLFTHQTLSLSELKHFNYFNLFLSSCIFTNTWCSHPSLQLNNDLLFILRNKTETFFTMAFDSWLGRVKTALSNGKNPKSKRVAVLSFEVAGVMSRLLHLYQSLSDAAVVRLRNDAVSLEGALKLVSNDESFLLRLARAELAESVRVAAGSVSRLSCMCHDPFLRSFHRVFTEFASSGYDPHAWTLTNPKEIEAKHKKLERYVSLTSTLHREMEELSVLESALRKALNHSSNNNNGEPEPCSVNSKDHQKLCDLQQKIFWQKQEVKELKEKSLWNKGFDGVVLLLVRFVFTVLARIKVVFGIGHCVPYLSRSLSASATVFPSDQNPNSENYAIHVSRPFKSLKLDGNGDLGCGSFFESNCKLLKPMNGTLGASALAFHYANLIIVMEKMIKSPQLVGVEARDDLYAMLPSSIRSSLRSRLKGVGFSACDPVLAGEWREALGRILGWISPLAHNMIRWQSERSFEQMNLMVPKTNSNVLLLQTLFFADKEKTEAAITELLVGLNYIWRFEREMTAKAFFEGCNNSFNGLLNVNHSETQLRT from the coding sequence ATGTGGGATTGTGGGGCCCAATTAAGTCTGACCCTCCAAACTTTAAATACTCTCAATCTCACTCACCTCTTCACCCATCAAACTCTTTCTCTATCAGAATTAAAACACTTCAACTATTTTAACCTTTTTCTTAGTtcatgcattttcacaaacacatggtgCTCGCACCCTAGCTTGCAACTAAACAACGATCTACTCTTCATCCTTCGAAACAAAACCGAAACTTTTTTCACCATGGCCTTCGATTCGTGGCTCGGTAGGGTAAAAACCGCGCTTTCCAACGGGAAGAATCCCAAGTCAAAACGCGTTGCCGTTTTGTCATTCGAGGTCGCCGGCGTCATGTCGAGGCTCCTTCACCTCTATCAGTCGCTCTCCGACGCCGCCGTCGTTCGCCTTCGAAACGATGCCGTTTCTCTTGAGGGTGCATTGAAGCTCGTTTCCAACGACGAGTCGTTCCTCCTCAGACTCGCCCGAGCCGAACTCGCTGAGTCAGTTCGAGTCGCGGCCGGCTCTGTGTCCCGACTCAGCTGCATGTGCCACGACCCTTTTCTCCGATCGTTCCACCGAGTCTTCACCGAGTTCGCTAGCTCGGGCTACGACCCACACGCGTGGACACTCACCAATCCGAAGGAAATCGAAGCCAAACACAAGAAATTGGAGCGTTACGTGTCACTCACGTCAACGCTTCACAGAGAAATGGAAGAGCTTTCCGTTCTAGAAAGTGCGTTGAGAAAAGCACTTAACCATAGTagtaacaacaataatggtgaacCTGAACCTTGTTCAGTTAATAGTAAGGATCATCAGAAACTCTGTGATCTTCAGCAAAAGATTTTCTGGCAGAAGCAAGAGGTTAAGGAGTTAAAGGAGAAATCTTTGTGGAATAAAGGTTTCGATGGCGTTGTTTTGTTGCTTGTTAGGTTTGTTTTCACTGTGTTAGCAAggattaaggttgtgtttggaATTGGGCATTGTGTTCCTTATTTGTCTCGTAGTTTATCAGCTTCAGCCACTGTTTTTCCCTCTGATCAAAATCCCAATAGTGAAAATTATGCTATTCATGTTTCTAGACCGTTCAAAAGTTTGAAGCTTGATGGGAATGGTGATTTGGGGTGTGGTAGTTTTTTTGAGTCTAATTGTAAGTTATTGAAGCCAATGAATGGTACTTTAGGTGCTTCAGCTTTGGCATTTCATTATGCCAATTTGATCATAGTTATGGAGAAGATGATAAAGTCACCACAATTGGTTGGTGTTGAAGCAAGGGATGATTTGTATGCAATGTTGCCAAGTAGCATAAGATCATCACTGAGGTCAAGATTGAAAGGTGTTGGATTCTCTGCTTGTGATCCTGTTCTTGCTGGAGAGTGGAGAGAAGCATTGGGGAGGATTCTTGGTTGGATTTCACCATTGGCACATAACATGATTAGGTGGCAGAGTGAGAGGAGCTTTGAGCAGATGAACCTGATGGTTCCAAAGACCAATAGTAATGTGTTGTTGTTGCAGACTTTGTTCTTTGCAGACAAAGAGAAGACAGAAGCTGCCATAACTGAGCTGCTTGTTGGTTTGAACTATATTTGGAGGTTTGAGAGAGAAATGACTGCTAAGGCTTTCTTTGAAGGGTGCAACAACAGTTTCAATGGCTTGTTAAATGTTAACCATTCAGAAACCCAGTTAAGGACTTAA